CCGATCATGTTCACATCGGAACAGGCGAAACGCCTGAAAGCCTGGGTCGAAAACGGCGGCACGCTGATTGCCGAGGCATGCCCCGGCTATTTCGGCGATCGCGGCCATGTCGGCACCGTCCAGCCGAACATGGGCCTCGACGAGGTCTTCGGCGCGCGCGAGGAGGAAGTCGAATTCATGCCCGATATCGGCGACCGCATCCATTTCGATCTGGACGGCGCGGCGGTCGACGGTGGCGGCTTCCTGCAGTCTTATCGGCTGACCGGCGGAACGGGACGCGGCCACTTCACCGACGGCCGTCTTGCCGTCGTCGAAAATACCTACGGCAAGGGCCGCACGCTGCTGATCGGCACCAATCCTTCCGTCGCCTATTACCGCACGCAGGGGAAGGCGAATGGCGCTTTCTTCGCCGAGTTGCTGGCATGGAGTGGAAAGAAACGGCATGTGACGCTGTCGAATGCCGCACTCTTCGCCCGTATCCACGAGGGGGAAAAGGGCAGCTTCCTCTGGCTCGTCAATCCGACGAGAACGGCGCAGAAGACCGAGGTGACGCTAGCCGAAGGAGCGCTTGCGCAAAGCCAGGCAGTCTGGCCGATCGACTATATCGGCAATAGTGGCATCGAGGTGCCGCCGCGCGATGTGCTGATCCTGCCGCTCGATAGCTGAAACTTCAGGATGCGGATGAACTGTTGCCTTCGGCAAAAGCTTCAAGCTCGGGGTCGAAATCGACCTCGACGACATTGTTGAAGACGGCGGTGGCAAGCATGATGCCGGCAAAGGCGATGAGATCGACGAGCACCTTGGTTTCGTAGCGCTGTTTCAGCTTCGCCCAGATTTCGGCGGGAACGGCGCTGGAATCGGTAACGATCGCCTTACCGAAAGCGTCCAGCAGCGCCTCCTCTTCGGAAAGCTCCAGCACGTCGGGATCGAAGCCGTTGTTGATCAGCGCCCGGCGAAAGAAGGTGATGGCGATCTTAGATTTCGCCGCCTTCGAGATCGCATGCGAGAAGATCCAGATTTCCCGGTCGCTGATGGCGGGAGCGAGCTCGGCCCGCAGAGTAAACCATTCGGCATAGATACGATGGGCGGCCGGCGAGTGCAGTAGCGTCCGCTTCATGTTGGTCATGCGACCGCGCAGCCTGACTTCCTCGTCATGCGCCGCACGAACCTCTTCCGAAGCGGTGTCGTAATCGATCTGCGGAAGGTGGCTCATCGGCTCGGCTCTTTCGTTGTGCAAAGAAGCTATCGAGGTGCCGACATATTGTGCAGTCCAACTTCGTCTAGCTTTTCCGGCTTTCGACAAAAACTATTCCGCCTGAGGCGACCAGCCGGCATGTTCGTGCCAATCAGATATATCAGCATCCAGCGGCTCATCGGCGCCGCTTGCAGCCGCACTGATGAAACCGCCGGGCAGCGACGAATCCACTTGGCCGCTGCCCGGCTCCCGCCTAGACTGATCAAATAGAAGCTGGAGGCAAGACATGAGTGGCGACCACGAGCATCATCATGTCGACTGGCGGGAACATGGCGTCAAGGTCATACCCGGCAATTCGCTCGATCCAAACACCGCGCAGACGCCGGGCATGAATCGCGCGACCGCGATCAACAATGCGCGCGCCGGCGCCGAGAAGATCTGGGCCGGCACGGTGACGATCCATGCCAACGCCAAGACCGGCGCCCATCATCACGGCGATCTCGAAAGCATCATCTACGTGGTCAAGGGAAAGGCCCGCATGCGCTGGGGCGAGCATCTGGAATATACCGCCGAGGCCGGCCCCGGCGACTTCATCTATGTTCCGCCCTATGTGCCGCATCAGGAGATCAACGCCAGCCGCGACGAGACGCTGGAATGCGTGCTCGTCCGATCAGGTCAGGAACCGGTCGTCGTCAACCTCGACATCGAGCCGGTCGAAAAGCCGGAAGACGTCGCGTGGATCGACCCGATCCACGGATAGAGCAATTCACCGTCGAGCAAGCGGCTGACATCCTCAGCCGCCGAACGCTCTGCCAAGATCATCGCAAAGGATCGTCGCAGACCGCTTTAGGCGTGGACGGCGCCTGCGCCGCTCATAACAGCGTTCTCGATGATCCGGCCGGTATCGGCGGCATAGAGGTGGATCTGGTCGTAATCGATCGCGATGCCGATCGGATCGCCCGACTTCACCTTCACGGCCTCGGTCAGCGCCACGGCAAAGGGCAGCCCATCGAAATCGGCGTGAACGATGCGGCTGGCGCCGAGCTCTTCGATGAAGTCGGCCGTTGCGACAAGGGCGCCTGGCGCATCCGGGGCCACCAGCCGGGCGGCCTCGGCACGCATGCCGAGCACGACGCGTTTGCCTTTCAGCGGTGCGGCGCGCTCGCGTGGCAGCGCCACCTTGCGGCTCTGATCGTAGACGAAGACGCCCTCGTCATTGATCGTGCCCTCGAGCAGGTTCATCGCCGGCGTGCCGACGAAGCCCGCAACGAAGCGCGAGACCGGATGATGATAGACCTCTTCCGGCGTGCCGACCTGCTCCACCCTGCCGCCGTTCATCACCACCAGCCGGTCGGCCAGCGTCATCGCTTCGGTCTGGTCATGCGTGACGAAGATCGAAGTGGCGCCGAGGCGGCGGTGCAAGCGGCGGATTTCGGCGCGCATGGCAATGCGCAGCTTGGCGTCGAGGTTCGACAGCGGCTCGTCGAAGAGGAATACCTTCGGCTCGCGGATCATCGCCCGCCCCATGGCGACGCGCTGGCGCTGACCGCCGGAAAGAGCGGCCGGCCGGCGTTCGAGGAAGGGTTCGAGGCTGAGCGCCTTGGCGACCTCGCCGATGCGCCGGCTCCGCTCTGCCTTCGAGACACCGGCCACCTTCAATGCATAGCCAATATTCTCGGCAACGCTCATATGCGGATAAAGCGCATAGTTCTGGAACACCATGGCACAGCCGCGCTCGCGCGGCTCCAGCTGGTTGACGACGCGGCCGTCAATGGCGATTTCACCACCGGTTATTTCCTCGAGGCCGGCGATCATGCGCAGCAGCGTGGACTTTCCGCAGCCGGACGGGCCGAGGATGACGATGAACTCACCCGACTGGATGTCGAGATCGACGCCGTGAACGACGGGGGTCTTGCCGTAGTTTTTCTTCACGCCACGAATGGAGATCGGTGCCAAGGGAGTACTCCTTCACTTCTCGGTGGAGATAAGGCCGCGTACGAACCAGCGCTGCATCAGAATGACGAGGATCAATGGCGGCGACATAATGATCAGGGTTCCGGCCATGGCGACGTTCCAGTCGGGCAGACCGAATTCAGATGGGATGAGGGTCTTGAGCTGCGTCACGGCGATGCCGAAATTCGGATCGGTGGTGATCAGCAGCGGCCAGAGATACTGGTTCCAGGCCCAGACGAACATGATGGTGAAGAGCGCGATCATATTCGGCCGTGAAAGCGGCAGCAGGATATCCCAGAAGAATCGAACCGGGCCCGATCCGTCCATCTTCGAGGCTTCGGCAAGCTCGTCCGGGACCGTCAGGTAGAACTGCCGGTAGAGGAAGGTGCCGGTCGCGGTTGCAACCAGCGGCAGAACGAGACCGGGATAGGAATTCAGCAGGCCCCATTCGAGCTTGATCTGGATGCCGGTGATCTGCGCAACGAGCCAGCTTATGCCGGTGACGTCGAGGATCGTCTGGAAAGGCTGCAGGGCGTTGGCCGCGATCGAATAGGTCGGCACGATGCGGACTTCCAGCGGCAGCATCAGCGTGATGAAGATGATCCAGAAAGTCACATACCGGCCACGGAAGCGGAAGTAGACGATCGAGAAGGCTGCCATGGAAGACAGCGTGACCTTGCCGGCGCCGACGGTTGCGGCGAAGATGATGCTGTGGAACAGCTTGTTGCCGAGATCGGCGCGAACCCAGGCGGTCTCAGCGTTTTCCCAGAAATGCGAGCCCGGCGTTAGCGGCAGCGGCACGCGATTGACCGTCTCCAGATCAAGCGTCGACGCGATGATGACGACGGCGAAAGGTAAAAGCGCGATCACCATGCCGAGCGCGAGAAGGCTATAGCAGATGAAGTTGAATATCGGCGTGCGTTCGATCATGTCCGCGACCTCACTTGTAGTGCACGCGCCGCTCGATGAAGCGGAACTGGAAGATGGTGAGTAGGACGACGAGCACCATCAGGATGATGGACTGCGCTGCAGCGCCCGAATAGTCGAGACCTCTGAAGCCGTCGAAATAGATCTTGTAGACCATGAGCTCGGTGGCACGCGCCGGGCCGCCCTGCGTCATGATGTCGACGATACCGAAGGAATCCTGGAAGCTCTCGGTGATGTTGATGACGAGCAGGAAGAACAGCGTCGGCGTCAGCAGGGGCAGCTGGATATCCCAGATACGGCGCATCGGCCCCGAACCGTCCATTGCGGCGGCCTCGATCAGCGAGCGCGGAATGCCTTGCAGCGCCGAGAGGAAGAAGATGAAGTTGTAGCCGATATATTTCCAGGAGAAGGCGACGACGACCGCGATCATCGCGTCCTTGCCGTCGAGCGCGGGATTCCAGAGGCCGGGCCAGACGTGGTTGATAACAGACAGAAGGCCAGCCTCCGGTGCCAGGATGAAGCGGAAGGCGAGGCCGAGAGCGGGAGCGGCAATTGCGTAAGGCCAGATGAAGACCGACCGGTAGACTTTGTGGCCGCGCAGTTCACGATCTGTCAAAAGCGCCAGGATCAGCGCCAGCCCCATGGCAATGGCCGTCGAGCTGAAGCCGAAGATCATGCTGCGGGTGATCGAGTCCCAATAAACAGGGTCGGTGAGCAACTGTCTGAAATTGTCGAAACCGACCCAGGCATTACCGCCGCCCCATGGCTGCTCGAGCGTGAACGCCCAATAGAGCGCCTGCGCACTCGGCCAGTAGAAGAAGACGAAGATCAGCAACAGCATCGGAAATGCGAAGAGCAGTCCGATCGTCGTCGAGGAGAAAGTGACGCGCTTTTCCATGAGTGGTCGTTTTCGTCCTGGTTTGGTTTAAAGCATGTCGCGCAGCAGTTTTGCTGTAGCAACATGCGTCAAAATATAGATCTAAAGCGCGAGGAGCGAACCTGAAAGATTGCGGCGCGCTTTAGGCGCGCGCGGCGAGTCCGCATCCGCGACAATTGGAGACTTACAAAGACGCACCCGGCGCGCAAAACGCGGGCCGGGTGCGTCTCATTATCCAAGCGATCAGGGGAGCTGAACGTTCTTGTAGGTCTGCTGGAAGCGACGGAGCAGCGTATTGCCGCGTTCGGCAGCACTGTCGAGCGAAGCCTGGACATCGGCATTGTTGACGAAGATTGCCTGCAGACCATTGGCGATTTCGGTGCGGACCTGCAGCAGGCCACCGAGGCGGATGCCCTGCGGAGCCGCATCGCCAGCGGGCGATGCGGTCAGACTCTGAATGGCGAGTTCGCGGCCGGCATAAGGCGCCTTGCCGTAGAAGCCCTGCTTATTCAGATATTCGAAACCGGAGTTGCGAACCGGGATGTAGCCGGTAACGGTCGACCAGGTAAGAGCCTCTTCCGGCTTTGCGATGAAGTTGAAGAAGGCAGCGGCAGCCTTGTATTCGGCGTCGGAGTGACCCTGCAGAACCCAGAGCGAAGCGCCGCCGACATAAGAGCTGTGACGGGTTGCGTCGCCGTAGGTCGGGAGCATGGCAACGTCCCAGTTCATGCCTTGCTTGGCGGTGCGGCCGACATTGCCGTGGTCGCCGACCGAGGTCAGGATGACCTGGCAATCGCCAGCGGCAAAGGCTTCGACGAAGGTCTGGCCGACAGCCTTGTTCTTGATGACGACAAGCTTGTCGTCATACCAGGACTTGAGATCCTTGACGTAGCTGACGAGAAGCGGGTTCTTGTTGAACACCAGCTCGGCGTCCAGACCTTCAAAGCCGTTCTTCTTCGTGGCGATCGCTTCGCCGTTGACGGCTTCGAACTGCTCGATGTACTGCCAGACTTCATTGTTGGAGATGTCAAAGCCGAGTGGGCAAGCATAGCCTGCATCCTTCAGAGCCTTGAGGTCCTCGCCTGCTTCCTTCCAGGTTGCCGGAGCATGATCCTTGCCGATCTTGGCGAAGGCGTCCTTGTTCCAGTAGAGAAGAGCGGTCGAGGAGTTGAAGGGGAAGGAGTACATCTCGCCCTTCGATGTCGCGTAGTAGCCGGAGATCCCGGAGAAGTAGTCCTTCCAGTCGACGGTGTAGCCCATGTCCGTCATCAGCTTGTTCGCCGGGTAGTAGGCGCCGGAGAGCATGATGTCGAGGGTGCCGGCGTCGGAGACCTGGGCGATGGTCGGCTGCTTGCCGGCGCGGAAGGCAGCAATGGTGTTCTGCAGGGACGCGTCATAGCTGCCCTGGCTGGTGCAGACGATTTCGTAGTCGGCCTGCGACTGGTTGAAGCGATCGCACTGCTCCTGGACACGCTTTGCGATGTCACCGGAATTGCCGAACCAGAAGTCGATCTTGGTCTTATCGGCGGCGGCAGCGGGACCAGCAAGAAACGCTGTAGCGAGAAGGGCGCCAACGGCGCCGAGAAGCTTGGCTTGCATGAGAACCTCGAACGTAAAAGGACGCGCACTTTCAGCGCACGCCCTATTAGCTGGTTGAAATTGCCGCCGCCAATGAATATTACATGACATGAAATGTTCCAATTCCAGTTGTCACAAAGCAGTCATACAATCATTATTCGTAACATTCCGGGAAATATTTAAAAGAATTTTGTAGAGATCTCAAATGTATTTGAAATACTATATATCTACATTAAAATAAACGCAATTTTAGAACTCGTTTAATGTTCAATTATATTGGAAAAGAGCGCCTTTATTCGTGTGTCCAGCCGGAACGAAACTTTGCAAAACCGCCGCATTTTGCCGTTGCACTGCTGTGCAACGCTCGGTTTCAGCCGCAAAATCAAAGGCAGTCCTTCAAAATTGCAGCAAAACGCGGGTCGAATGCACGGCTGATCGGTCCGGCGGCAGCGCCAAGCGCCACCGACCAGGGATCGGCCATGCCGGACTGCAGGCGCGGCAGCGTCCGGCCACTACGTTCGGCGATCGAAGGCAGCAATGGGCCGATTGTCGCAATCAACCTGTTCACCAGCGCTTCCGGCGCGCTGCCGCAGAGGATCACGGTCTGCGGATCAAACAGCGTCTCGATGAGATGGATGCTCCAGCGCAGGTCCACAGCCGCCGCCTCGACCCAGGCGTCGATGCTTTGATCGCCTCTCAAGGCAAGGTCGTTGATGCGCGCGTGGAGATGAGGATCGGCGGGATCGACCGATAGATGCTGATAGAGCGAGGCGAGCGAGGCACGATGTTCGAGCGGCGTCGATTTGCCGTCGGCAAACAGCAGCGCCATGCCGATCTCGCCGGCATTGCCGTTGGTGCCGCGGTAGAGTTCGCCGTTCAGAATGAGGCCGGCGCCGATGCCATAGCCGACGAAGAGGCAGACGGCGTGGTCGAGGCCATGGGCAACTCCCACCATGCGCTCGGCGGTCGCCGCTGCCGCCGCATCGTTCTGCAGGCCGACATCGAGCCCGGTGCCGGCGGTCAACGTTTCCAACAACGGAAATTTCTGCCAGGCTTCCATCATCCACGGATCGTCGCCGCTGCCGGAAACCCCGAAGGGCCCGGGCATGGCGGCGCCGAGGCCGACCAGCCGCTTTTCCGACTGCTGGACGATCCCGGCAAGCTTTGAGCGTACGCCGGCGACGAGATCGAGAATGACCTTCGTCCCGTTCGACGGACCTCCAGGTGGTAGGCCAGCCTCATCACGCACGAGAACACTGCCGACGAGATCGACGGCGACCGCCCGCGTCACATGCCGGTCAATCTGCAGGCCGATCGCAAAGGCGCCCTCGGGCACTAGGCCGTAGGGTGTCGAGGGCTGGCCCCTGCCCCTTCTCACCGCCTCCTGCGAACTGACGAGACCGTCGCGCTCGAGTTCCTCGATGATATTGGACACCGTCTGCTTGGTCAGCCGCGTCGCCCGCGCCAGATCGGCGCGTGAAAGCGCGCCGTTGATCCTTAGGGCATCGATCATCACGCGCCGGTTATGTGCGCTGGTGCCTTCGTGATTGGTGCCGCTCTTGGCCCGGATCGGGCGGCTGTCATTCATGTGCAATTCCCTCTTGACTCCAATAGAATGTTGAAGAAGTAATAAGTCAAGACACTTGACTTAATGAGGAACCGGAGAGTTCCAGGGAACGCAGGAGGCGGGCAACGGCTCCAACGACGCACCGAGACGACGAACCGGCACGCTTTCCGCGCGTGCTTACTCGAACACCGATGGCGGAGAACCGCCCTCGGCAATGCGTAAATGTCAAAAACTGGAGGCTGCAATGCTGAAATCCTTTAACAAGACGCTTCTCGGTGCGGCCTTGATCGGCGCATCCCTTGCGCCGCATGCTTTCGCCGAAACGACGCTGAACGCGCTTTTCATGGCCCAGGCCGCCTATAGCGAGGCCGATGTACGCGCCATGACCGACGCCTTCGCCAAGGCGAACCCCGATATCAAGGTCAATCTCGAATTCGTTCCCTATGAAGGCCTGCACGACAAGACGGTGCTGGCGCAGGGTTCCGGCGGCGGTTACGACGTTGTCCTCTTCGACGTCATCTGGCCGGCAGAATACGCCAGCAACAAGGTGCTGGTCGACGTCTCCTCTCGCGTCACCGACGAGATGAAGAAAGGTGTGCTGCCGGGAGCCTGGACCACCGTGCAATATGATAGCAAATATTACGGCATGCCGTGGATCCTCGACACCAAATACCTGTTCTACAACAAGGAGATCCTCGAAAAGGCCGGCATCAAGACTCCGCCCAAGACCTGGGACGAGCTGACCGAACAGGCAAAGACCATCAAGGACAAGGGCCTGCTCGCCACGCCGATCGCCTGGAGCTGGTCGCAGGCCGAAGCCGCGATCTGCGATTACACCACGCTCGTCAGCGCCTATGGCGGCGATTTCCTGAAGGACGGCAAGCCGGCCTTCCAGACCGGCGGTGGCCTCGATGCACTGAAATACATGGTCTCCAGCTATTCCTCGGGCCTCACCAATCCGAACTCCAAGGAATTCCTCGAAGAGGACGTCCGTAAGGTCTTCGAAAACGGCGATGCCGCCTTCGCGCTGAACTGGACCTACATGTACAACATGGCCAACGATCCGAAGGACAGCAAGGTCGCAGGCAAGGTCGGCGTCGTGCCGGCGCCGGGTGTTGCCGGCAAAAGCGAGGCTTCGGCCGTCAACGGCTCGATGGGCCTCGGCATCACCTCGGCCAGCAAGCATCCTGATGAGGCCTGGAAATACATCACCTTCATGACCTCGCAGGCGACGCAGAATGCCTATGCCAAGCTCAGCCTGCCGATCTGGGCGTCCTCCTATGAGGATCCGGCCGTCACCAAGGGCCAGGAAGAATTGATCTCCGCCGCCAAGATCGGCCTTGCCGCGATGTATCCGCGTCCGACGACGCCGAAATATCAGGAGCTCTCGACCGCGCTGCAACAGGCGATCCAGGAATCGCTGCTCGGCCAGTCCTCTCCCGAAGATGCGCTGAAGTCGGCGGCCGACAATAGCGGCCTCTGATTAAGCCATGAAACCCCGGGCGGCGCCCGCCGTCGCCCGGTCTCCAAACCGATAATGAAGAAGGGTCGCCTTGATGTCGGGCACTTGGCTGACAACGCGCGCGTGGCTTTTGATGGTGCCGCTTCTCGTGGTCATGATATCAGTCATCGGCTGGCCTCTGATCGATACCGTCGGCCTCTCCTTCACCGATGCCAAGCTCGTCGGCACGGAAGGCAGCTTCGTCGGCATCGACAATTACGCAAAGATGATCTCCGGCTCGAATTTCCAGCGCACGCTTGTTACCACCGCATGGTTCGCGATCGTCTCGGTCGCCGCCGAAATGGTGATCGGCGTGTTGGCAGCCCTGCTACTGAACCAGCAGTTTCGCGGCCGCACCGCGCTTCGCGCCCTGATGATCCTGCCCTGGGCACTGCCGACCGTCGTCAACGCCACACTCTGGCGGCTGATTTACAATCCCGAATACGGCGCACTGAACGCCGCATTGACCCAGCTCGGCCTGCTGGAGGCGTACCGCTCCTGGCTCGGCGAACCGGGCACGGCGCTGGCGGCCCTCATCGTCGCCGACTGCTGGAAGAATTTCCCGCTGGTGGCGCTGATCGCGCTGGCCGCACTTCAGGCCGTGCCGCGCGATATCACCGCCGCCTCGCTGGTCGACGGCGCCGGCGCTTTCGCCCGCTTCCGCTTCGTCATCCTGCCCTATCTCGCCGGTCCATTGATGGTGGCCCTGGTGCTGCGCACGATCGAGGCCTTCAAGGTGTTCGACATCATCTGGGTCATGACCCGCGGCGGGCCGGCCAACAGCACGCGCACGCTGTCGATCCTCGTCTATCAGGAAGCCTTCTCCTTCCAGCGGGCAGGCTCCGGCGCCTCGCTGGCATTGATCGTCACTCTGCTGGTGACGCTGCTTGCCGCCGGCTACGCCGCTCTGGTGCGCAAGACGGCCGGGAGCGCCTGATGGAACGCCAGAGCCCGCTTTTTTCTGTTTTCATTTACCTCTGCGCGCTGCTGCTTGCCGCTGTCATCCTGGCGCCGATCCTGTGGTTGTTCATCATGAGCATCTCGCCGGCCGCCGACCTTGCGGCAAAGCCGCTGCGCTGGTGGCCGCAGACGGTAGATTTCTCTCGCTATGGCGTACTGCTCTCGACGCTCGAAAACAGCGCCGGCGCCGCCTTCACCTCGTCGCTGCGCAACAGCATCGAGGTGGCGGGCATGGCGACGATCGCCGCCATCGCGCTCGCCATTCCGGCCGGCTGGGCCGTGTCGCGCACGCCCTCGGTCGGCTGGTCGCTGTCGATGGTAATCGCCACCTACATGCTGCCGCCGGTGGCGCTCGCCGTGCCGCTCTATATGGGGCTTTCCCATCTCGGATTGCTGAACAACGTCTTCGGCCTCGCCCTCGTCTATCTGACAATTCTCGCGCCCTTCACCACCTGGTTGATGAAATCGGGCTTCGATTCCATCCCGCGCGAGATCGAATCCGCCGCGATGATCGACGGCGCCGGCCTGTTTCAGACGCTGCGGATCATCACGCTGCCGCTGGCCGCCCCTGTGGTGGCGACCTCAAGCCTCTTTGCCTTCCTGCTTGCCTGGGATGAATTCTTCTATGCGCTGCTCTTCACCTCGGACCAGCGCGCCAAGACGCTGACTGTCGCCATTGCCGATCTCGCCGGCGGCCGCGTTTCCGATTACGGACTGATCGCGACGGCAGGCGTGCTCGCCGCCCTGCCGCCGGTACTGATCGGTCTTATCATGCAACGCGCCCTGATTTCGGGGCTCACCAGCGGCGGC
This Rhizobium brockwellii DNA region includes the following protein-coding sequences:
- a CDS encoding membrane protein; translated protein: MSHLPQIDYDTASEEVRAAHDEEVRLRGRMTNMKRTLLHSPAAHRIYAEWFTLRAELAPAISDREIWIFSHAISKAAKSKIAITFFRRALINNGFDPDVLELSEEEALLDAFGKAIVTDSSAVPAEIWAKLKQRYETKVLVDLIAFAGIMLATAVFNNVVEVDFDPELEAFAEGNSSSAS
- a CDS encoding carbohydrate ABC transporter permease translates to MEKRVTFSSTTIGLLFAFPMLLLIFVFFYWPSAQALYWAFTLEQPWGGGNAWVGFDNFRQLLTDPVYWDSITRSMIFGFSSTAIAMGLALILALLTDRELRGHKVYRSVFIWPYAIAAPALGLAFRFILAPEAGLLSVINHVWPGLWNPALDGKDAMIAVVVAFSWKYIGYNFIFFLSALQGIPRSLIEAAAMDGSGPMRRIWDIQLPLLTPTLFFLLVINITESFQDSFGIVDIMTQGGPARATELMVYKIYFDGFRGLDYSGAAAQSIILMVLVVLLTIFQFRFIERRVHYK
- a CDS encoding carbohydrate ABC transporter permease translates to MERQSPLFSVFIYLCALLLAAVILAPILWLFIMSISPAADLAAKPLRWWPQTVDFSRYGVLLSTLENSAGAAFTSSLRNSIEVAGMATIAAIALAIPAGWAVSRTPSVGWSLSMVIATYMLPPVALAVPLYMGLSHLGLLNNVFGLALVYLTILAPFTTWLMKSGFDSIPREIESAAMIDGAGLFQTLRIITLPLAAPVVATSSLFAFLLAWDEFFYALLFTSDQRAKTLTVAIADLAGGRVSDYGLIATAGVLAALPPVLIGLIMQRALISGLTSGGVKG
- a CDS encoding cupin domain-containing protein produces the protein MSGDHEHHHVDWREHGVKVIPGNSLDPNTAQTPGMNRATAINNARAGAEKIWAGTVTIHANAKTGAHHHGDLESIIYVVKGKARMRWGEHLEYTAEAGPGDFIYVPPYVPHQEINASRDETLECVLVRSGQEPVVVNLDIEPVEKPEDVAWIDPIHG
- a CDS encoding ROK family transcriptional regulator — encoded protein: MNDSRPIRAKSGTNHEGTSAHNRRVMIDALRINGALSRADLARATRLTKQTVSNIIEELERDGLVSSQEAVRRGRGQPSTPYGLVPEGAFAIGLQIDRHVTRAVAVDLVGSVLVRDEAGLPPGGPSNGTKVILDLVAGVRSKLAGIVQQSEKRLVGLGAAMPGPFGVSGSGDDPWMMEAWQKFPLLETLTAGTGLDVGLQNDAAAAATAERMVGVAHGLDHAVCLFVGYGIGAGLILNGELYRGTNGNAGEIGMALLFADGKSTPLEHRASLASLYQHLSVDPADPHLHARINDLALRGDQSIDAWVEAAAVDLRWSIHLIETLFDPQTVILCGSAPEALVNRLIATIGPLLPSIAERSGRTLPRLQSGMADPWSVALGAAAGPISRAFDPRFAAILKDCL
- a CDS encoding extracellular solute-binding protein; the encoded protein is MLKSFNKTLLGAALIGASLAPHAFAETTLNALFMAQAAYSEADVRAMTDAFAKANPDIKVNLEFVPYEGLHDKTVLAQGSGGGYDVVLFDVIWPAEYASNKVLVDVSSRVTDEMKKGVLPGAWTTVQYDSKYYGMPWILDTKYLFYNKEILEKAGIKTPPKTWDELTEQAKTIKDKGLLATPIAWSWSQAEAAICDYTTLVSAYGGDFLKDGKPAFQTGGGLDALKYMVSSYSSGLTNPNSKEFLEEDVRKVFENGDAAFALNWTYMYNMANDPKDSKVAGKVGVVPAPGVAGKSEASAVNGSMGLGITSASKHPDEAWKYITFMTSQATQNAYAKLSLPIWASSYEDPAVTKGQEELISAAKIGLAAMYPRPTTPKYQELSTALQQAIQESLLGQSSPEDALKSAADNSGL
- a CDS encoding carbohydrate ABC transporter permease encodes the protein MSGTWLTTRAWLLMVPLLVVMISVIGWPLIDTVGLSFTDAKLVGTEGSFVGIDNYAKMISGSNFQRTLVTTAWFAIVSVAAEMVIGVLAALLLNQQFRGRTALRALMILPWALPTVVNATLWRLIYNPEYGALNAALTQLGLLEAYRSWLGEPGTALAALIVADCWKNFPLVALIALAALQAVPRDITAASLVDGAGAFARFRFVILPYLAGPLMVALVLRTIEAFKVFDIIWVMTRGGPANSTRTLSILVYQEAFSFQRAGSGASLALIVTLLVTLLAAGYAALVRKTAGSA
- a CDS encoding extracellular solute-binding protein; this encodes MQAKLLGAVGALLATAFLAGPAAAADKTKIDFWFGNSGDIAKRVQEQCDRFNQSQADYEIVCTSQGSYDASLQNTIAAFRAGKQPTIAQVSDAGTLDIMLSGAYYPANKLMTDMGYTVDWKDYFSGISGYYATSKGEMYSFPFNSSTALLYWNKDAFAKIGKDHAPATWKEAGEDLKALKDAGYACPLGFDISNNEVWQYIEQFEAVNGEAIATKKNGFEGLDAELVFNKNPLLVSYVKDLKSWYDDKLVVIKNKAVGQTFVEAFAAGDCQVILTSVGDHGNVGRTAKQGMNWDVAMLPTYGDATRHSSYVGGASLWVLQGHSDAEYKAAAAFFNFIAKPEEALTWSTVTGYIPVRNSGFEYLNKQGFYGKAPYAGRELAIQSLTASPAGDAAPQGIRLGGLLQVRTEIANGLQAIFVNNADVQASLDSAAERGNTLLRRFQQTYKNVQLP
- a CDS encoding sn-glycerol-3-phosphate import ATP-binding protein UgpC, with product MAPISIRGVKKNYGKTPVVHGVDLDIQSGEFIVILGPSGCGKSTLLRMIAGLEEITGGEIAIDGRVVNQLEPRERGCAMVFQNYALYPHMSVAENIGYALKVAGVSKAERSRRIGEVAKALSLEPFLERRPAALSGGQRQRVAMGRAMIREPKVFLFDEPLSNLDAKLRIAMRAEIRRLHRRLGATSIFVTHDQTEAMTLADRLVVMNGGRVEQVGTPEEVYHHPVSRFVAGFVGTPAMNLLEGTINDEGVFVYDQSRKVALPRERAAPLKGKRVVLGMRAEAARLVAPDAPGALVATADFIEELGASRIVHADFDGLPFAVALTEAVKVKSGDPIGIAIDYDQIHLYAADTGRIIENAVMSGAGAVHA
- a CDS encoding ABC transporter permease subunit; amino-acid sequence: MIERTPIFNFICYSLLALGMVIALLPFAVVIIASTLDLETVNRVPLPLTPGSHFWENAETAWVRADLGNKLFHSIIFAATVGAGKVTLSSMAAFSIVYFRFRGRYVTFWIIFITLMLPLEVRIVPTYSIAANALQPFQTILDVTGISWLVAQITGIQIKLEWGLLNSYPGLVLPLVATATGTFLYRQFYLTVPDELAEASKMDGSGPVRFFWDILLPLSRPNMIALFTIMFVWAWNQYLWPLLITTDPNFGIAVTQLKTLIPSEFGLPDWNVAMAGTLIIMSPPLILVILMQRWFVRGLISTEK